A single region of the Halopiger xanaduensis SH-6 genome encodes:
- a CDS encoding transcription elongation factor Spt5, whose amino-acid sequence MGIYAVKTTASQERTVADMIINREESEIHAALAPDSLTSYVMVEADGNAVLNRVLEDIPHARSIVPGESDISEVEHFLSPKPDVEGIAEGDIVELIAGPFKGEKAQVQRIDEGKDQVTVELYEATVPIPVTVRGDQIRVLDSDER is encoded by the coding sequence TCGCGGACATGATCATCAACCGCGAGGAGTCGGAGATCCACGCCGCGCTCGCGCCCGACTCGCTGACGTCGTACGTGATGGTCGAAGCCGACGGCAACGCGGTCCTGAACCGCGTCCTCGAGGATATCCCACACGCGCGGAGCATCGTCCCCGGCGAGTCCGACATTTCGGAGGTCGAGCACTTCCTCTCGCCGAAGCCGGACGTCGAGGGCATCGCCGAGGGCGACATCGTCGAACTCATCGCCGGCCCGTTCAAGGGAGAGAAGGCGCAGGTCCAACGCATCGACGAGGGCAAGGACCAGGTCACCGTCGAACTGTACGAGGCGACGGTCCCGATTCCGGTCACGGTGCGCGGGGATCAGATCCGCGTGCTCGACTCCGACGAGCGCTAG
- a CDS encoding PHP domain-containing protein, with protein sequence MHNSAVANGANVSDGTTSAVDCHVKVLDERVVERATRAGLDAIVYAPHFTRLPDIRERAAAYSSDDLRVIPAREVFTGAWHERKHVLALGLEEPVPDFIPLEAAMAEFERQDAVVLAPHPGFLNVSLSESDLQQYRDVIDAVEIFNPKHLPHHNRRAGKLAEQFDYPPFTSSYAHLPRTVGVAHTEFDAAVESEADLCRALEDDVSRRVVHENGLAHWVATAGELAHLGYENTWKKADRFFLSGTEPTHPRHIAYDGRFDDVAVY encoded by the coding sequence ATGCATAACTCCGCCGTCGCGAATGGGGCGAATGTGAGCGACGGCACGACGTCGGCGGTCGACTGCCACGTGAAGGTCCTCGACGAACGCGTCGTCGAGCGAGCGACGCGAGCCGGCCTCGACGCGATCGTCTACGCACCGCACTTTACTCGCCTGCCAGATATCCGCGAGCGGGCGGCCGCCTACTCGAGCGACGACCTCCGGGTGATTCCCGCCCGCGAGGTGTTCACCGGGGCGTGGCACGAGCGCAAGCACGTGCTCGCGCTCGGCCTCGAGGAGCCGGTGCCGGATTTCATCCCGCTCGAGGCGGCGATGGCCGAGTTCGAGCGTCAGGACGCGGTCGTTCTTGCTCCGCATCCCGGGTTTCTAAACGTCAGCCTCTCCGAATCCGATCTCCAGCAGTACCGGGACGTGATCGACGCCGTCGAAATCTTCAACCCGAAACACCTGCCCCACCACAACCGTCGCGCCGGCAAACTCGCGGAGCAGTTCGATTATCCGCCGTTCACGTCGTCGTACGCCCACCTCCCGCGGACGGTCGGCGTCGCCCACACCGAGTTCGACGCCGCCGTCGAGAGCGAAGCCGACCTCTGCCGGGCGCTCGAGGACGACGTCTCGCGGCGCGTCGTCCACGAGAACGGCCTCGCACACTGGGTGGCGACGGCGGGCGAACTGGCCCACCTCGGCTACGAGAACACCTGGAAGAAGGCCGACCGATTCTTCCTCTCGGGGACGGAACCAACGCATCCGCGACACATCGCCTACGACGGTCGGTTCGACGACGTGGCCGTCTACTGA
- a CDS encoding DUF7565 family protein — translation MAWECGISGCGSVFADVESAVIHQATEHERRECKVCGTVVPDGYLAIRHAFTEHSRAEYVRAYGANSEDVRKREELLEEIEEVADLESIVTELR, via the coding sequence ATGGCGTGGGAATGCGGAATCAGCGGCTGCGGTTCGGTGTTCGCGGACGTCGAGTCGGCGGTTATCCACCAGGCGACCGAACACGAGCGCCGCGAGTGCAAGGTCTGTGGCACCGTCGTTCCCGACGGCTACCTCGCGATCCGCCACGCGTTCACCGAACACAGCCGCGCCGAGTACGTCCGCGCCTACGGCGCGAACTCCGAAGATGTCCGCAAGCGGGAAGAACTCCTCGAGGAGATCGAGGAGGTTGCGGATCTGGAATCGATCGTCACGGAACTGCGATAG
- a CDS encoding Mut7-C RNAse domain-containing protein, which produces MRFLLDVMCGGLVSYLRMCNHDTVYAGDRGLEADAALLTVVREEDRMPVTRDVQLASRAEDAMLLESRDVADQLAELAATGVDLSLADQPRFCGRCNGRLEPLERAASTPEYAPDPAETAVWTCRSCGQHFWRGSHWDRVAETLSGLEDRGGE; this is translated from the coding sequence ATGCGATTCCTCCTCGACGTCATGTGCGGCGGCCTCGTCTCGTACCTCCGGATGTGCAACCACGATACGGTCTACGCCGGCGACCGCGGGCTCGAGGCCGACGCTGCCCTCTTGACAGTCGTTCGCGAGGAGGACCGGATGCCCGTCACTCGTGACGTCCAACTCGCGAGTCGTGCCGAGGACGCGATGTTGCTCGAGTCCCGCGACGTTGCGGACCAACTCGCCGAACTCGCGGCGACGGGCGTCGACCTCTCGCTGGCCGACCAGCCGCGGTTTTGCGGCCGGTGTAACGGGCGGCTCGAGCCGCTCGAACGGGCGGCGTCGACGCCCGAGTATGCGCCCGATCCCGCCGAGACTGCCGTCTGGACGTGTCGGTCTTGTGGGCAGCACTTCTGGCGCGGCAGCCACTGGGATCGGGTCGCCGAGACGCTGTCGGGACTCGAGGATCGCGGGGGCGAGTAG